In one window of Porites lutea chromosome 8, jaPorLute2.1, whole genome shotgun sequence DNA:
- the LOC140945257 gene encoding uncharacterized protein — protein sequence MYMTPAVNAEEYYLELGATQTGNVEETYDDIIVGEAATNVQVQTTSNGYSYEGSTKGPLATTEVEKLEKALRAEILRARRMRLFMLTVIMVTFLIAVAALILVIMKIADEEGSAAPKQETKAQGECPTNSHTCDVNAVCQNTAGSHTCLCKLGYTGDGTTCYAFFVSFDCLVLDLDECTSNSHTCDVNAVCYNTAGSHKCSCKAGYSGDGKTCHDIDECSNNAHCCDVNAVCTNAQGSYSCACKAKYTGNGTKCVLAVTFRAVFTNLGASGRLHPTSLGSYYRGQDHDGQVTLHSGIQRWTVPYTGDYRIEAIGAAGGYDTRSSGGIFRGRGARMEGTFNLSQGETIQILVGQEGGINNVTYSAGGGGGTFVVNGSNTPLIVAGGGGGVNYSNTRYTGCDATTATTGRTGHLSLAGGSGGQGAQVGQSTNLGGGGGGFYSSGRSSTHFGGSMGTGGEGGGGFIQGGIGGRSWLKNVVGGFGGGGGAYGSGGGGGGGGGYSGGGSGKGLQEACGGGGGSYNAGKNQQNECCFNAAGHGQVTITLI from the exons ATGTATATGACGCCAGCAGTAAATGCAGAAGAGTATTATTTAGAGCTGGGAGCCACCCAAACTGGCAACGTTGAAGAAACATACGATGACATTATTGTCGGAGAAGCAGCGACAAATGTTCAGGTGCAAACAACTAGTAACGGGTATAGTTACGAAGGAAGCACGAAGGGGCCGCTCGCAACAACAGAGGTTGAGAAGCTGGAGAAGGCCCTGAGAGCTGAAATCTTAAGAGCCCGGCGAATGAGGCTCTTCATGTTGACTGTAATTATGGTAACGTTCTTGATCGCTGTTGCCGCTTTGATTTTGGTCATAATGAAGATAGCGGATGAAGAAGGTTCAGCCGCTCCGAAGCAGGAAACAAAAGCACAAG GTGAGTGTCCTACCAACTCTCATACTTGTGACGTCAATGCTGTTTGTCAAAATACTGCGGGCTCACACACCTGCTTGTGTAAACTTGGATATACGGGGGATGGAACAACATGTTATG CGTTCTTTGTTTCATTTGATTGTCTGGTTCTAGACTTAGATGAGTGTACTTCTAACTCTCATACTTGTGACGTCAACGCTGTTTGTTATAATACCGCGGGCTCACACAAATGTTCATGTAAAGCTGGATATTCAGGGGACGGAAAAACATGTCATG ATATAGACGAGTGTTCTAACAACGCTCACTGCTGTGATGTGAACGCTGTGTGTACAAATGCCCAAGGATCGTATTCTTGTGCATGCAAAGCTAAATATACAGGAAATGGTACAAAATGTGTACTTGCcg TAACATTCCGAGCTGTCTTCACAAACCTCGGCGCGAGTGGGAGACTTCACCCAACTTCTCTTGGTAGTTACTACAGGGGACAGGATCATGACGGTCAAGTTACGTTGCACAGCGGTATTCAACGTTGGACCGTGCCGTACACAGGCGACTACAGAATAGAGGCAATAGGAGCTGCTGGGGGGTACGACACGAGAAGTAGCGGGGGCATATTTCGTGGAAGAGGTGCTAGAATGGAGGGGACTTTTAACTTATCTCAAGGCGAAACAATTCAAATACTCGTGGGTCAAGAGGGTGGAATTAACAATGTAACTTATTCTGCTGGAGGCGGTGGAGGTACGTTTGTGGTGAATGGAAGCAACACGCCATTGATAGTGGCTGGCGGAGGAGGAGGCGTGAATTATTCAAACACAAGATATACTGGATGTGATGCAACGACGGCGACAACAGGGAGAACTGGGCACCTGTCATTGGCGGGAGGCAGTGGTGGTCAGGGAGCACAGGTCGGCCAGAGTACAAATTTAG gcGGTGGCGGTGGTGGGTTCTACTCCAGTGGACGAAGTTCGACGCACTTTGGAGGTTCCATGGGGACTGGTGGAGAAGGAGGTGGAGGGTTTATTCAGGGAGGAATTGGTGGAAGATCTTGGTTAAAAAATGTTGTTGGGGGATTTGGAGGAGGTGGTGGTGCCTATGGAAGCggaggaggtggtggtggtggtggaggctACTCTGGGGGTGGTAGCGGGAAAGGTTTACAGGAAGCCtgtggaggagggggaggaTCCTACAACGCTGGAAAGAATCAGCAAAATGAATGTTGTTTCAATGCAGCTGGACATGGTCAGGTGACCATAACACTAATTTAA